A segment of the Oleidesulfovibrio alaskensis DSM 16109 genome:
TACACCAGATGCTCGTTGGCGGAGTACAGACACTGCCCTGTTCTGGCGGCCTGATCCACCACGCCGGTAATCACTTCGCGCGTGTCGGCAATAAGCTTGATATGCCCCGTACCCGCGGCATTATGCATAAAAATGGCTCCGGAAATCTGCGGGTCGGCATCCGACAGAATAACCACCTTGAGTCCGCGGGCGGCACAGGCGGCCATGTCTTCCTTCAGCTGCGCGGCATTGCCCGAATGCATCGAAATATACACGCGCAACTGCGCCAGACGCAGCATGTTGCGCACTTTATCCATGGTGTTCTGATACCCCGTCACCGTCAGGTAGGGCATTTCCACCGGCTGCTCTTCGGGCAGATGCTGTTCGAGAAACTCCAGAGTCTCGTCACAGTGCCTGCGTATGGTGACCAGCAGCTCCTTGCGGGGTGTGGGCACATACTTGCTGGTGTCGTCGCTGGCCACCACGGCCCCGCCCTTTTCCACCAGACTGGATAACGCCGCATATGCGTTGGAACGCGATATGCCCGCCAGCTTTGCCGCCTCATATCCTGTAAGCGCACCGTGCCTGCACAGCGTCACGTACATGATGGATTCCTGCTGGGTAAACCCGAACCGCTTAAGAGCCTTTATGATTTCGCTATCCATGCAATTTCCTGCCACGCCTAACGTGGTACTATTTAGTACTACTAATTACCCTGAACCCGGTTGTCAATATCCGGTCTGCAAAAAAACACCCTGCGGCCGGAGGCATGCCCGGCCGCAACCGGCCAGACAGTGTACGCCGCCTCGGCCTGCCGGGCAACGCGGCAGCCACCCCTTTACGCGGAGACTTACTTTTTTTAGCGTAAACAGCAGCCTGCCGTGCACGGCAACGCGCAAACAAAGGATGGTACAATGCAACACCCCGTACATGAAAGCACCATAGCCGCACAGACTGCCGCCATACTGCCACAGGTCATCAGCTGGCGGCACGACCTGCACCGCATACCCGAACCCGGGCAGGCCGAAGAAAAAACCGCCCGCTATGTTTCCGCCTGCCTCGAATCTCTGGGCATAACGCACAGCACGGGCATTGCCGGTCACGGCATCTGCGGCATCATCGACACCGGACGGCCCGGTCCCACCGTGCTGCTGCGCGCGGACATGGATGCGCTGCCGGTGACAGAACTGGCCGATGTGCCGTTCAGGTCCGCCCATGACGGCTTCATGCATGCCTGCGGTCACGACTGCCATATGGCCATGCTGCTCGGGGCGGCGGGCATATTGCGGCACCTGGCGGACGAGCCGCACAGCGGCATGTGCGGTGCCGTCAAGCTGATCTTTCAGCCTGCCGAAGAATACCCCGGCGGAGCAAAGCCCATGATTGAAGCCGGTGTGATGCAAAATCCCGCCGTGGATTACTGTCTGGGGGCGCATGTATGGCCCACGCTGCCCGAAGGCACAGTATCGGCCTGCTCCGGTCCGGTTATGGCCGCCATGGACAGGTTTGACATAACCATCAGAGGCCGCGGAGGCCACGCCGCCAAACCGCACCATTGCGTGGATGCACTTGAAACCGCCACGCAGGTTGTTTCGGCCATGCAGCGCATCATCAGCCGCAAGGTCGACCCGCTCAAACCCGCGCTGCTCACCGTAGGGCAGTTCAATGCGGGAACCGCATTCAACGTCATTCCCGGCGAAGCCTTTATCAGCGGCACGCTGCGCACTTTCGATGCGGACATCCGCAAACAGTGGGAACCGCTGCTGCGGCAGGTCACGCAAGGTGTGTGCAGCTCCATGGGCGCCACCGCAGATATACTGTTCAGCCCCGGCTACCCTGCCGTGGTCAACAACGCAACAGTGACGGACATAGTCCGTCAGGCTGCCGCGCATACAGACGGGGTCACCTGTCCGGACCGCCATGAGCAGAGCATGGGCGGCGAAGATATGGCGTATTTTCTGCAACGCGCTCCGGGGTGCTTTTTCTTCATCGGCAGCGGCTTTGAAGGCTGCGCTCCGGCCCATAACGCACATTTTCAGGTGCACGACCACATACTGGCCCACGGTATCGAAATTTTCTGCCGGGCCACATTGCGGCTGCTGCTGGACAAACCGGCAGCCACAGCCTGAGGTCTTTGGCTTTGCCTGTTAATACAGGCTGTAAGCCACATGAGA
Coding sequences within it:
- a CDS encoding TrmB family transcriptional regulator, with amino-acid sequence MDSEIIKALKRFGFTQQESIMYVTLCRHGALTGYEAAKLAGISRSNAYAALSSLVEKGGAVVASDDTSKYVPTPRKELLVTIRRHCDETLEFLEQHLPEEQPVEMPYLTVTGYQNTMDKVRNMLRLAQLRVYISMHSGNAAQLKEDMAACAARGLKVVILSDADPQISGAIFMHNAAGTGHIKLIADTREVITGVVDQAARTGQCLYSANEHLVYLMREALLNEIELIKIRSGMSGAEPEESPTRGK
- a CDS encoding M20 metallopeptidase family protein yields the protein MQHPVHESTIAAQTAAILPQVISWRHDLHRIPEPGQAEEKTARYVSACLESLGITHSTGIAGHGICGIIDTGRPGPTVLLRADMDALPVTELADVPFRSAHDGFMHACGHDCHMAMLLGAAGILRHLADEPHSGMCGAVKLIFQPAEEYPGGAKPMIEAGVMQNPAVDYCLGAHVWPTLPEGTVSACSGPVMAAMDRFDITIRGRGGHAAKPHHCVDALETATQVVSAMQRIISRKVDPLKPALLTVGQFNAGTAFNVIPGEAFISGTLRTFDADIRKQWEPLLRQVTQGVCSSMGATADILFSPGYPAVVNNATVTDIVRQAAAHTDGVTCPDRHEQSMGGEDMAYFLQRAPGCFFFIGSGFEGCAPAHNAHFQVHDHILAHGIEIFCRATLRLLLDKPAATA